CCGTACGACGAACTGTGGTGGGTCAAGGGCAAGATGCACCGCGAGGGCGTCTCCGTCCTGCCGCCGACGCTGGCCCTGCGCAAGGAGGCGGAGGACGCGCGCGAGGCGGCGGGGCGGGCGGCGACGGAGTCCCGGGTGCGGCACATTCTCACTGAGATCAACGAGAAGATCGAGGCGGCGATCCGCAGACCACCGGCGGGGCCGCCGCCGGGGCTTGCGCCGTTCGACGTGGAGGCGGTCGTCCACGAGTGGCGGGCGGGCCGTTCGGGTTAGGCGGTGCGGGATGGGCGTCGCCTGCGGCTGGCCCTGTCCCCTACCCGCCCTCCCCCTACGGCCTGGCGGCCGTGGGAGGTACCCCCATCCCGAACTGGGGGCAAGCCCCCAGACCTCCGAATGCGACCTTCGGCCGCATGTCCTCAAACGCCGGACTGGCTGAAGTGCGTGGCTCGGCCGCACATTCAGCCCCGCCGGCGTTTGAGGCGCGGGGTCTGGGGCGGAGCCCCAGTTCGGGATGGGGGAGGGCGGTAGGGGAACAGCCCCGCGCAGCGGCACCCCGCACCCCGGTCGACCCGCACCGCCCCGGCAACCGGCCACGCCTCAGCGCCGCGCCTGCGGCAACGCCGGCAGCTTCTCGTCGTACAGCCACATACGGAACAGCCCGTCGAGCGGATGCTCCGAGTACCTCTGCGCGAGCGCGATGAACTCCTCCGTCGTCACCACCCCGTACCGCCGCGTCGTCGTCCACTCCCGCAGCACCGCCACGAACGCCGCATGCCCGATCACCGTCCGCAGCGCATGCATCGTGAGCCCGCCCCGCTCGTAGAGCCGGTCGTCGAACAGCCGCCGCAGCCCGGGGTCGCCGATCCTGATGTCCTGCCGCATCATGGCGAGCCTGGCACGGGACTTGGCCGCGAGTGCCGCGGCCGAGGGCCCGCCAGAGACCTCGGACCAGAGCCATTCCGCGTATTTCGCGAAGCCCTCGTTGAGCCAGATGTGCCGCCAGTCAGCGACCGTCAGGCTGTTGCCGAACCACTGGTGGGCCAGTTCGTGCGCGATCAGGCGCTCGCTGCCGCGCCGCCCGTCGACATGGTTGGACCCGAAGATCGACAGGCCCTGCGCCTCGACGGGCACGTCGAGTTCTTCGTCGACCACGACGACGGCGTAGTCGTCGAAGGGGTACGGGCCGAAGAGGTCCGTGAAGGCAGCCATCATCTGGGGCTGCCGGGCGAAGTCGTGCTCGAAGCGCCGGAGCAGTTCGCGCGGCACGGCAGCGGGTTGCGGCACGCGTCCGGCGTGGGCGACATCGACCAGTTCGTACGGACCGATCTGGACGGTCGCCAGATACGTCGCCATCGGCGCGGACTGTTCGTACACCCAGGTCGTCGTGGAGGCGCTGATCGAGCGGGAGGTCAGGGTCCCGTTGGCGACCACGGTGTACGGCGAGGGGGCGGTCACAGCGATCCGGTAGACGGCCTTGTCGCTGGGCCGGTCGTTGCACGGGAACCAGGAGCGCGCGCCACTGGGCTGGGAGGCCACCAGCGCGCCCTCCTCCAGCTGCTCCCAGCCGAGGTCCCCCCAGTCCCGGGTGCGGACGGGATGGGGGACGCCGGTGTAGCGCACCTCGACCGTGAACGCGGACCCGGCGCGCAGCGGCTTGGCGGGCCGGATGCGCAGTTTGTCGGCGCGGTGGGTGTACCGCGCCGGGCGGCCGCCGTCGACGAGGACGCGGTTGATGCGGAACTGGCCGAGGTCCAGGGCCACTTCGGCCAGGTTTCGCTGGGCGACGGCGCTGATCCTGGCCCGGCCGGACAGGCGGCCGGTGTGCGGACGATAGTCCACCTCCAGGTCGTACTCCGTGGTGCGGTAGCCGCTGTCACCGTGCTGCGGCAGGTACGAATCCCTCACCGTGGTGCGCCTCGCGTTTCTTGCTGTCGTGCGTGTGCGTGTGCCCGAGTCCGGGCTACGGCTTCCAGGCCTCGATCGGATTGCCCAGCCAGCGGGTGCCCGCGGGCACCCGCTCCCCACGCATCACCAGCGACGCCGGACCGACCGCGGCGCGGTCGCCGACGACCGCGCCGGGCAGCACGATGCCGTGCGGACCCAGCGTCGCGCCGGCTCCGAGGACGACATTGTCCATACGCATGATCCGGTCATGGAAGAGGTGCGTCTGAACAACACAGCCACGATTCACACTGGCACCGCCGCCGACGGTGACCAGGTCGGCCTCCGGCAGCCAGTACGTCTCGCACCAGGCGCCCCGGCCGACGCGGGCGCCGAGGAGACGCAGCCACAGATTCATCAGCGGCGTGCCGCCGGTCGCGCCGACCAGCCACGGCACCGCGAGCACCTCGACAAAGGTGTCCGCGAGCTCGTTGCGCCATACGAACCAGGACCACAGCGGGTGCTCGACCGCCTTGAAACGGCCCACCAGCAGCCACTTCGCCGCGATGGCGACCAGGCAGGCCACCAGGCCGCCGGCGAGCAGCAGCCCGCCGGTGGACAGCACCGCGAGGCCGACGCCGACGCGGGAGGCCAGCAGCACGAAGGCCGCCAGCGCGAGTACGGCCAGCGCCGCGCCGCACATGACC
This window of the Streptomyces sp. SLBN-118 genome carries:
- a CDS encoding DUF1992 domain-containing protein encodes the protein MTERKPPGVSFESWVDKQIRDASERGDFKDLPGFGKPLPDDTAPYDELWWVKGKMHREGVSVLPPTLALRKEAEDAREAAGRAATESRVRHILTEINEKIEAAIRRPPAGPPPGLAPFDVEAVVHEWRAGRSG
- a CDS encoding M1 family metallopeptidase, whose amino-acid sequence is MRDSYLPQHGDSGYRTTEYDLEVDYRPHTGRLSGRARISAVAQRNLAEVALDLGQFRINRVLVDGGRPARYTHRADKLRIRPAKPLRAGSAFTVEVRYTGVPHPVRTRDWGDLGWEQLEEGALVASQPSGARSWFPCNDRPSDKAVYRIAVTAPSPYTVVANGTLTSRSISASTTTWVYEQSAPMATYLATVQIGPYELVDVAHAGRVPQPAAVPRELLRRFEHDFARQPQMMAAFTDLFGPYPFDDYAVVVVDEELDVPVEAQGLSIFGSNHVDGRRGSERLIAHELAHQWFGNSLTVADWRHIWLNEGFAKYAEWLWSEVSGGPSAAALAAKSRARLAMMRQDIRIGDPGLRRLFDDRLYERGGLTMHALRTVIGHAAFVAVLREWTTTRRYGVVTTEEFIALAQRYSEHPLDGLFRMWLYDEKLPALPQARR